The Verrucomicrobiota bacterium genomic interval AGAATGACGTCGCGAGTGCCCAAGCCTCCCTCACGAATGCCCAGCAGGAAGTCCGCCGCCTCCGGCAGTCCTATTCGACCGGAAATGCCAGCCAGAGTGACCTCGATGCCGTCATCGCGCAGGCCGCTTCTCGCAAAGCGGAGTTTGAGAATGCCAGCAAGGCCCTCCGGGATACCAAGCTGACCATGCCCTATGACGGGGTCATCGGGAGCGTGAGCGTGGAGCGTCAGCAGGTGGTCCAGGTCGGCGAGGTGGTCATGAAGATCCAGGGCAAGACCGGGCTCGAGTTTGAGATTGGGGTGCCGGCGCGGGACATCGGAGTGGTGAACACTGGGCTGGAGGCCGAGATCGCCCTGGGGACCTTCCCGGGAGAGGTCTTCCCGGGGGTGGTTTCTGAAATCGCGACCGAGGTTTCTGCCAATGGTACCTATCCGGTGACCCTTACCATGTCCGGCACAGCCGGGGAGCAGTCCAAGGTCAAGGTGGGGATGGATGGGGAAGTCATTCTCAAGCTTCCCAATCCACGCGGGGATGTCATTCAAGTGCCTGCCACCTGCATTGCGGGCACGGCCGGTCGCGGAACCTACTGCTGGGTCCTCACGACGGAGAGTCCGGAAGCCGACACCGGAATCGTGCAAAAACGGGAGGTGGAGACGGGGCTGCTGACCGAGGACGGCACGATCGAGATTCTCGAAGGGCTGGAACCCGGAGAGCGGATTGTCAGTCGAGGGGTCCACGCGATTCAGGACGGCATGGAAGTGACGCTTCTCTAATGGCCTAGTTTCCTTTTCAAGCGACGTTCCCATGGCTCTCAATCCCGCCGCCCTCACCATCAAGTTCAATCGCACCGCTCTGGTGCTTTACACGCTCTGCATGATCGCGGGCGTCCTTTCCTTCGATTCGATTGGCCGAAGGGAGTATCCCCAGTTCACCATTCGGAGTGCCAATATCATTGCGACCTACCCCGGCCGCACGGCCGAGCAGGTCGAGCTGGAGTTGGCCGAGGTCATTGAGCAAGCGCTCCGCGAGATGATCGAAGTGGATGAAGTGACTTCCACTTCCCGCCCCGGCTACGCGGTCATCGAGGTCGAAATCGACGAGTCCTACAGCGGCGATGAGATGGAGGACATCTGGACCGACCTCCGCAACAAGGTGAACGAGGCGCAACTGCCAGCGGGGACCCAGGCCGTCATCGTGAACGATGACTTTGGCGACGTCTATCCCTACCTCTACGGGCTCCAAGGGGATGGTTTTTCGCCGGCGGAAGTCTCCCATTATGCCGACCTCATCAAGGACCGCTTGCTTCAAATCGACGGCGTGGGGAAAGTGGTTTTCCATGGCGAGGAGTCAGAGAGAGTCTTCCTGGAATTTTCGGCCAGCGAGTTGGCGGAACGGGGCCTCTCGCCCCAAGACGTGGCGGCCCAGTTGCAATCGCAGAATGCGGCCGTCGACAGCGGCACCGCGGACTTCGATGACGAGCGCATCCAGGTGGTGACCCTGGGCGAGTTCGAGTCGATCGAAGAGTTGGGCAGTTACCGCCTGGCCATTCCCGGGCAGGCCTCCTCGGTGCAGGTTTCTGACCTTTTCGAGATCCGGCGCGGTTACGAAGATCCGCCCTCCACGCTCTCGCACTTCAATGGCAAGCGCGTCCACTGCATCGCCATTTCCATGGTGGAGGGGGGCGTGGTCACCAAGATCGGTGAGGAGGTGGATCGAGTCATGGGCGAGCTGCAGAAGACCCTCCCGGTGGGACTGGAAATTGAACGGATGTTCTACCAACCCATTTACGTGAATGCCTCGATCAATAACTTCATCGAGAATCTCGGGCAGGCCTTCTTCTTCGTGGTGCTGGTGATGCTGCTTTTTGCCGGCTGGCGGCTGGCCGTGATTGTGGGGGCGCTGGTGCCTTCGGTCTGCCTCTTCGCGCTCGCGTTTATGCCCTCGCTCGATGTCGAGTTGGAGATGATGTCGATCGCCGCGCTCATCATTGCCCTGGGCATTCTGGTGGACAATGCGGTGGTGGTTTGCGAGCAGATTTTGAATCGCTTGAACGAGGGGATGGACCGCAAGAAGGCGGTCATCGACTCCATCGGGGGTCTCGTGATCCCTTTGCTGGCCTCGAGCGCCACTACCATTGCGGCCTTTGGGGTGATCGCGATGGCGCCCGGCTCGGCCGCCGAGTTCACCTTCAGTCTTTTCGCCGTGGTCACCCTAAGCCTCCTGGGAAGCTGGCTGCTCTCGCTCACCATCATTGCCCTTTTCTGCTACTATTTCCTCAAGCCGCTCAAGAAGGACACCCTCATTGGGAAGGGTTTGAGCAAGCTGTATGCGCCCTATGAAGCCCTCCTGCGCTTCGCCATCCGACTGCGGTGGACCTACCCGATTTTGATCGCGGTGCTGACGGTGGGGGCCCTGGCCCTCTTCGCGAAAGTGCCCTCGATTTTCTTCCCGCCGAACGAGCGGGGTCAATTTGTGATCGACTTCGAACTCCCCCAGGGAAATGGAGTCTTGGCGACCGAAGAAAGCGTGGGCAGCTTCGAGAATTGGTTGCTGCAAGAGAAGGGCGACCTGGTGGAAAGCGTTTCCACCTGGATCGGGGAAGGGGGGCCGCGCTGGTATCTCTCTCTTTCGCCGGAGTCGGCCAACCCGAACTACGCGCTTCTCTCGGTGCTGACCTTTAGCCAAGACCCTCAAGTGGTGGCGGGTCTCATCGCCGACATCAAGCGCTATGCGGCCCGGGAATTGGTGGACATCCGTGTCTCGCCCAAAGCCCTCGAGAATGGGCCCCCGGTGGGTGACCCCATTCAAATTGAATTGGCCGGCCCCGAGATCGCCACCCTCTACCGCTTGCGGGATGAAATGGTGGAGGAGATCAATCAGGTCGAGGGCATGTATGATGTCCGGGACAACTGGGGGGCTTGGACCAAGCAGGCAACGGTCGATCCCGACCCGGTCCGGATTGCCCGCGTGGGGCTGACCACGACCGGCTTGGCCGATGCCATCAATAGCTACTACCAAGGCGTCCAAGCCACCCACTACCGCGAGGACGAGGAGTCCATCCCCGTCCTGCTCCGGGCCCGAGGTGATTACCGGGACAATTTCGAGCGCTTGCCGGACCTTCCCATCATCGAATCCGAGACGGGCGTGGTTCCGCTCCAGCATGTGGCGGACGTCGAGATGCGTTTCCTCCCCGGGGCCATCCACCGCAAGGATACCGTCCGGACCATCACCCTGAAAGGCAAGGTGGAGGGGCGTTACTCTTCAGAAGCCTTGGCGGAAATCCAGCCTCGCTTGACCGCTCTCATGGAGTCCGACCGATGGGAGGAGGGCTACACCGTGAACTACAACGGGGAGAATGCCGAGTCGGCCGAGGCCCAGGCGAACATTGCCTCCGGGATGCCGCTCCCCATGGCCTGCCTGGCGCTCATTCTCATCGCTCAATTCAATTCCATCCGCCGCTTCGCCGTCATCATCTTCACCATCCCGCCCATGATGATTGGCGTGGTGCCGGGGCTCTTGGTGACGGGGTCCAGCTTTGGCTTCATGACCTTGTTGGGCTTGATCGCTCTTTTGGGAATCATCGTGAACAACGCCATCCTTTTGATCGACGAGATCAACCTCCAACTGGCTAAGGGGCATCCGACCCTCGAAGACGTCTTGGCGGAAGCCGCCAAATCCCGACTCCGCCCCATCTTGATGACCACCACCACCACCGTCATTGGCCTCTTGCCGCTGGCCCTGGGAGGCGGTGGCATGTGGAGCAGCATGGCCTGGGCTATGATCTTCGGTCTGGCCTTCGCCACCGCGCTCACTTTGCTCCTTTGCCCCATTCTCTTTTTCCTCTTCTTCCAGAAAAGCTACCCTCCCCAGGAGGCCTAGCCGGTCCCTCGCGCAAACGCTCCCCGTGGCGGAATTTCTCAGAAGGTATCGCAGCACGCCGCTTCTCCTGAGCATCCTGCTGCTGATCTGGTTGACCCCTGAGTTGGGTCTCTCCGAAGCGGAGGGCGTTTCCTGGGGCCTGTTCTTCTCGGTCGCCATCGGCTTCAGCGGCTATTGGATGGCGGCTTCCCGGCGATGGCTGGTGGCCATTTCCTGTCTCAGCTTTCTCTCGATCGCCGCCTCTCTCGGAAGTCAGGTCGAAACGTGGATCGCGATTCTTCATTGCCTGGCCGTCATCCTCCTCTTTGGAAGTTGTCTCTTCCTCGCGATCCGGTTTTCTCTCTTGAAAGAGGGGATTCGAGCACTCGATGGGGTGATCGCGGGCATCAGTGGCTACTTCTTGCTGGCCCTTGTCTTCGCGAATCTTTACCGCATTTTTCTCATCCTCCATCCGGAGTCGATTCAGGATCTGTCCTCAGGGGCACCCCTTCGGCCAACCGGTGTCGTCTACTACAGTCTGGTGACGCTGACCACCCAAGGCTACGGAGATGTCCTGCCGCTGACTCCTCACGTGCGTCTGGCGGCTGCCCTCGAGGGAGCCTGCGGCACCATCTACATCGCGGTCTTCATCGCAGTCGTGGTTTCCGAGCTGCGAATCGCCCGCAACTCCTGAACTGGACATTTGTTTTAGGTGTCTTAAGTAATAGCCTCCATCAGGATGGCAACGGACTACACGGAGGCAGACATCAAATCGCTGGACTGGCGCGAGCACATTCGGCTCCGGCCGGGCATGTATATCGGCAAGTTGGGAGATGGATCGAGCTTGGAAGACGGCATTTACATCCTGCTCAAGGAGGTCATCGACAACGCCATCGATGAACACATCATGGGGCACGGCCGAGAGATCGAGATCCAGGTCGATCCCGAGGGTCGCGTCGAAGTGCGCGATTTCGGCCGAGGCATCCCCTTGGGAAAACTAAAGGACTGCGCCGCCAAGATCAACACGGGGGCCAAGTATGAGAGCGAGGCGTTCAAGAAAACGGTCGGCCTAAACGGAGTCGGCATCAAAGCTGTGAACGCCCTTTCCTCCTTCTTTGAGATCCAGGCCTGGCGGGGCGGGCAGACCAAGGCCCTGGAGTTCGCCTCAGGGGAAGTGGTGGCCGAGATGCCGAAACCCCGGACCGAGGAGGGGCAGGACGGGACGCGCGTGGCCTTCGAAGTAGATCGAACGATTTTCCCCAAGCGCTTGAAATGGCGGGCGGACTTCATCGAAAAGATGTGCCGCTACTACGCCTACCTCAACCCCGGGCTGACGCTTCGTTTCAACGGCCAGCGTTTCAAATCGAAGAATGGATTGCTCGATCTGCTGGCAGAGGAAATGGACGAGCCCGCGCTCTACCCGCCGATCCACCTGAGCGGGAAAGACCTGGAAATCACCTTCACCCACTCTCCGGAAAGTGGGGAGGACTACTACAGTTTTGTGAATGGGCAGAACACCCGTCAGGGGGGAACCCATCTCGCGGCCTTTCGTGAGGCTTTGGTCAAGGTCGTGCGGGAGTTCTACAAAAAGAGCTATGACCCACAAGACGTGCGGGCTGGCTTGTGGGCCGCGCTTTCCATTCGGGTAGAAGAGCCGGTCTTTGAAAGCCAGACCAAGACCAAGCTGGGCAGCACCACCGTGGCCCCGGAGGGCGAGACCATCCGCGCCTTCGTGAGCGGCTTTCTCAAGGAAAAGCTGGATAACTATCTCCACCAGCACGCTGCCGTAGCGGAGGCGGTCCAGAAGCGGATCGTGGCCGCCGAGAAGGAACGCAAGGAGCTCAAAGGGATCAAGAAACTGGCCAAGGATCGAGCCCGCCAGGCCAAGGTCCACAATAAGAAGCTCCGGGACTGCTCGGTGCACTTGGACAGCCGACACCGACGTCGTCTCGAGACGACCGTTTTCCTGACGGAGGGCGATAGCGCGAGCGGCTCCATCACCAAGTGCCGCGACACCGAGACGCAGGCGGTTTTTTCCCTCCGGGGCAAGCCCCTCAACACCTTCTCCCTCTCTCGCAAAGTGGTCTATGAAAACGAGGAGTTCGCCCTCTTGCAAGCGGCCCTGCAAATCGAAGACGGTTTGGAGGGCTTGCGCTACCAGCGGGTCGTCATCGCGACGGATGCCGACGTCGATGGCATGCACATCCGGCTGCTCTTGCTGACCTTCTTCCTCCAATTCTTTCCCGAGCTCATCCGGGAAGGGCACTTGTTCATTCTGCAAACACCCCTCTTCCGAGTCCGCAACAAGAAGAAAACCCTCTACTGCTATGACGAGGAGGAACGCCAAGCGGCCTTGGCCGAGCTGGGAAAGAATCCGGAGATCACCCGATTCAAGGGCTTGGGGGAGATCTCGCCTGATGAGTTCCAGTTCATGATCGGACCGAACATGCGGCTGGACCCCGTGCGGATGGAAGAAGGCAAGAGCCTCAAGGAAATCTTGTCCTTTTACATGGGGAAGAACACGCCGGACCGCCAGGGCTACATCATCGAGAATTTGCGGGAAGAAGTGGACCGGCAGGAAGCGACCTTGGCAGTAGGGCCATGAGGAACTTTGCGCAAGACCCTGCCATCGAGAAGGAAAATGAGGTCCGCGGCCTCCTGGCTCGTTGGCGGGCTTGGACGGAATCGTTTGTTCCGGAAGAGGCCAAGCTCGATCCCGAAAAACTCCGCATCTCTCACCTCCTGATTGGTTTCGGATTCATCGGGCCGGTTTTCGGAGTCCTCTACGCGCTCTTTTACTACCAGATCGGCCACTCGACGGCCGCCACCATCATTGTTTTCTGCAGTCTCTGTTTCGCGTCCATGCCCCTCTTTCTCAAGAAGTCGGGGGACCCCCGATTTTCGGGCGATCTTTTTTCGGCGGTTTTGATCGTGGGCTTCACGGCCCTGGCTGGCCTGGAGGGAGGGGCCCGGGGACACGCGGTCGCTTGGTTGGCGACCGTCCCGCTCTGTGCCTTGCTCCTGACTCGTTTTCAGCGGGCCCTCTTCTGGAGCATTCTGACCATGCTGGTGGTCTTGGGATTCTCCGTCATGGAGATGACCGGTCGGCACCTGCCCTATGATTATCCGGAGGAGTTGCACGGGATCATCACGTCGGTCGGCTTTGCCGGCTTGACCGTCTTCCTCTTTTCGGTCGGTCTCATTTACGAGCGGACCCGCAAGAACGCCATGGCCGCCAAGCAAGAAGCCTTGGATGCTCTCCAAGAGGCCCACGATGAGCTGGTGCGGCTGAACCAGGAAAAGGACGAGTTCCTGGGGATCGCAGCCCATGACCTCAAGAATCCCCTGACCGCGGTGCAAGCCTATGCTGGGCTCATCGAGCAAAGCGCGGGCCCGCAGGCAGCGGAGACCAAAGAGATGGCGGAGCGAATCGGCGAGGCGGCCGAGCGGATGTCGAGCATCGTGGGAAATGTTCTCGACGTGAACGCCATTGAGCAGGGAAAGTTCCCCATCCGTGCGGGCAGGTATGACCTGGCGGACTTGGTCCAGAAATGCCTCCGCAGCTATGAACACGCTGCCGAAAGCAAGAAGATCGCTTTCCACCGGGAGCTGGAAACGGTGCCGGCTTGGGTCGACCAAGAGGCCTCGGGGCAAGTGATCGACAATCTCGTCTCCAACGCCCTCAAGTACTCACCCAGCGGACGGAGGGTCTGGATTTCCACGCGAGAAGAGGATTCCCGGGCCCTCCTGCAAGTGCGAGACGAAGGACCCGGGATGTCCCCGGAGGACCGGGCCAAGCTCTTTCAGCGGTTCATGAAACTGACGGCCCGGCCGACCGGTGGCGAATCTTCCACCGGCCTGGGCCTTTCCATCGTGAAGAAGATTGTGGAGGCCATGGACGGGCAGATTGGCTGCGAGAGCGAACTCGGCCAGGGATGCATCTTTTGGGTCAAGCTGCCCTTGGCCAAGTCGAGAGAGGCAGCAAGCGGGTTCTGAAAATCATCTTGCGGGTGCCACGCACTAGTGGCAGCGACCTGGATGCGGAGGCTTGGGATTCGCTCTCTCATTTGGATGGCCGTCTGGATCTTGCCCAGCCTCTCGTGGGGCAGTGGACTCAATCGCAATGGCTTTGGGGCCCGCTCCATGGGGATGACGGGAGCCGATCTCGCTTCGGCCAAAGACGCGCTCTCGGCCTTGGGGATGAACCCGGCCCAGCTGGCCTTTTTGGAACGTCCGCAGGTGGCCTTCAGCGTGGTGGGGGCCCTGGCAGACGGGACCTATCGGAGGCCGGGTCTTCCCGAAGGCACTCTTTCGGGGAACAGCGGCCTCTTCCCGGAATTTGCCTTGGCCCTTCCCAGCCGACGAGGGGTGGTCTATGGCGTCTCCCTCATCCCTGACACCACTCGGCGGGCGGAGTGGAACTATCGGGACGCCCCAGGCGGAATCGATGGCGCCACCACCTATGGCGACTTCGAGCACCTTTCTTCGAACATCGCTGTTCGCGGAGCGGTGGGAGCAGCTTACCGGGTCAATGATCGCTTCGCGCTTGGTTTGAGCGGCGGGCTCACCTTCCAGGAGAATCGTCTGCGGACCCCCTATGTTTTCCAAAGCCAACCGGTCTTGGCCGGCTTCAAAACCCAGCTCGATTTGCAGGCAGAGGGCTTCGGGCCGAACGCAGAAATCGGCTTCGTGTGGGTGCCGCTCAAGAACCTGCGGATCGCAGCCAGTTACCGCTCGCCCACCCGCTTTCAAAGCCAAGGCACCGCCCAGGGGAACATCGGCGTCCAGTTGGCTAATCTAGGCCTGGGAAGTGTCAATCCGGCCTTCAGCTATGACGCCGAAGTCGAAACCGAAATCCCGCAGCAACTAAATGCGGGAGTCTCGTGGAAGCCTTTCGAGAAGCTGACCTTGAACGGACAGGTCGAGTGGATTGATTGGAAGAACGCCTTCCAGGAACTCCCGGTCCGTCTGCGAAGCGGCAACAATCCGGCCATCAACGCCTTGGTCGGGAGCAGCCAACTGACGGACGTGGTGCCCTTGGATTGGGAATCGCGCTTCGTCTACCGGGCGGGCGCGGAGTATGCGCTCGATGACCAATGGAAGGTCCGTGGCGGCTACAGCTACAGCGAGAGCCCGGTTCCGGATGACACGCTCCTGCCCCTGACGGCTGCCATTTCGGAGCACACTCTGGGAGTCGGGTTGGGCTATCGCAAAGGGCCGCTCGTGGTGGACGTGGGCTACCAGTATGACTTGCCGGCCTCGCAAAACTCGGGCGAAAGCCGCATCCTGAATGGCGAGTTTGATAACGGAGACACCGAAATCGCCACCCACTGGCTGGTCTTGACCGTGGTTTGGGAATTTTGAGTCCCGGCCTTCTTGGCCCAGCCGGCTCGCCGGGGGCCCGTTCGGCAAGAGGCTTGCCAAAGTAGTTAAGCTATCTTAAACATCGACCAGCCATGACCGTGCCGGCCGGGGACTCTCCAGATCACAGCAGTCTCGGGGACATGTACTCCGATTACTTCTTGGATTACGCCAGCTACGTCATCCTGGAGCGGGCGGTGCCGCACCTCGCCGATGGGCTGAAACCGGTCCAGCGTCGCATCCTGCACGCCATGCGGCAAATGGACGACGGGCGCTACAACAAGGTCGCCAACATCGTGGGCGACACCATGAAGTATCACCCGCATGGCGACCAAGCGATTGGCGATGCCTTGGTGCAGCTCGGCCAGAAGGAACTTCTCATCGATCCCCAAGGCAACTGGGGCAACACCCTGACCGGAGACCGGGCGGCCGCTCCGCGTTACATCGAAGCCCGCCTTACCAAGCTGGCCCTTGAGGTGGCCTTCAACCCCAAAACCACGGAATGGACGCCCTCCTACGATGGGCGACGGGATGAGCCCGTGACCTTGCCCATGAAGTTTCCTCTGCTCTTGGCCCAAGGGGTGGAAGGGATCGCGGTGGGATTGGCCTGCAAAATTCTGCCGCACAATTTTATCGAGCTTTGTGAGGCCTGTGTCTCGGCTTTGCGGAAGGAGCCCTTCGAGCTTTGGCCGGACTTCCCTACGGGGGGCAGGATGGACGCGAGCGACTACCGGGAGGGCCTGCGAGGGGGGCGCGTTCGGGTTCGGGCCCACATCGAGATCGAGAAAGCCCGCTTGCTCCACATCACGAGCCTTCCTTTCGGGGTCACGACGGAGTCCCTCCAGGCCAGCATCGTGAGCGCGGCCGAGAAGGGAAAAATCAAGATTTCGAAGGTGGAAGACCGGACGGCGGCCGGGGTCTCCATCTACGTCCACCTACCTGCGGGCACCTCGGCGGAGCCCATGCGGGATGCGCTCTATGCCTTCACCGATTGCGAGGCCAGCCTCTCGCC includes:
- a CDS encoding efflux RND transporter periplasmic adaptor subunit; amino-acid sequence: MMSVRFLSLAALAAILLTGCYKKEVVETRPPRPVVSIVVPEPVAFETRRFSGLVESAEGAPLSFESGGRIVEVFAKEGQRYKQGEVLAQVDDSTYQNDVASAQASLTNAQQEVRRLRQSYSTGNASQSDLDAVIAQAASRKAEFENASKALRDTKLTMPYDGVIGSVSVERQQVVQVGEVVMKIQGKTGLEFEIGVPARDIGVVNTGLEAEIALGTFPGEVFPGVVSEIATEVSANGTYPVTLTMSGTAGEQSKVKVGMDGEVILKLPNPRGDVIQVPATCIAGTAGRGTYCWVLTTESPEADTGIVQKREVETGLLTEDGTIEILEGLEPGERIVSRGVHAIQDGMEVTLL
- a CDS encoding efflux RND transporter permease subunit; the encoded protein is MALNPAALTIKFNRTALVLYTLCMIAGVLSFDSIGRREYPQFTIRSANIIATYPGRTAEQVELELAEVIEQALREMIEVDEVTSTSRPGYAVIEVEIDESYSGDEMEDIWTDLRNKVNEAQLPAGTQAVIVNDDFGDVYPYLYGLQGDGFSPAEVSHYADLIKDRLLQIDGVGKVVFHGEESERVFLEFSASELAERGLSPQDVAAQLQSQNAAVDSGTADFDDERIQVVTLGEFESIEELGSYRLAIPGQASSVQVSDLFEIRRGYEDPPSTLSHFNGKRVHCIAISMVEGGVVTKIGEEVDRVMGELQKTLPVGLEIERMFYQPIYVNASINNFIENLGQAFFFVVLVMLLFAGWRLAVIVGALVPSVCLFALAFMPSLDVELEMMSIAALIIALGILVDNAVVVCEQILNRLNEGMDRKKAVIDSIGGLVIPLLASSATTIAAFGVIAMAPGSAAEFTFSLFAVVTLSLLGSWLLSLTIIALFCYYFLKPLKKDTLIGKGLSKLYAPYEALLRFAIRLRWTYPILIAVLTVGALALFAKVPSIFFPPNERGQFVIDFELPQGNGVLATEESVGSFENWLLQEKGDLVESVSTWIGEGGPRWYLSLSPESANPNYALLSVLTFSQDPQVVAGLIADIKRYAARELVDIRVSPKALENGPPVGDPIQIELAGPEIATLYRLRDEMVEEINQVEGMYDVRDNWGAWTKQATVDPDPVRIARVGLTTTGLADAINSYYQGVQATHYREDEESIPVLLRARGDYRDNFERLPDLPIIESETGVVPLQHVADVEMRFLPGAIHRKDTVRTITLKGKVEGRYSSEALAEIQPRLTALMESDRWEEGYTVNYNGENAESAEAQANIASGMPLPMACLALILIAQFNSIRRFAVIIFTIPPMMIGVVPGLLVTGSSFGFMTLLGLIALLGIIVNNAILLIDEINLQLAKGHPTLEDVLAEAAKSRLRPILMTTTTTVIGLLPLALGGGGMWSSMAWAMIFGLAFATALTLLLCPILFFLFFQKSYPPQEA
- a CDS encoding potassium channel family protein — protein: MAEFLRRYRSTPLLLSILLLIWLTPELGLSEAEGVSWGLFFSVAIGFSGYWMAASRRWLVAISCLSFLSIAASLGSQVETWIAILHCLAVILLFGSCLFLAIRFSLLKEGIRALDGVIAGISGYFLLALVFANLYRIFLILHPESIQDLSSGAPLRPTGVVYYSLVTLTTQGYGDVLPLTPHVRLAAALEGACGTIYIAVFIAVVVSELRIARNS
- a CDS encoding DNA topoisomerase IV subunit B, which codes for MATDYTEADIKSLDWREHIRLRPGMYIGKLGDGSSLEDGIYILLKEVIDNAIDEHIMGHGREIEIQVDPEGRVEVRDFGRGIPLGKLKDCAAKINTGAKYESEAFKKTVGLNGVGIKAVNALSSFFEIQAWRGGQTKALEFASGEVVAEMPKPRTEEGQDGTRVAFEVDRTIFPKRLKWRADFIEKMCRYYAYLNPGLTLRFNGQRFKSKNGLLDLLAEEMDEPALYPPIHLSGKDLEITFTHSPESGEDYYSFVNGQNTRQGGTHLAAFREALVKVVREFYKKSYDPQDVRAGLWAALSIRVEEPVFESQTKTKLGSTTVAPEGETIRAFVSGFLKEKLDNYLHQHAAVAEAVQKRIVAAEKERKELKGIKKLAKDRARQAKVHNKKLRDCSVHLDSRHRRRLETTVFLTEGDSASGSITKCRDTETQAVFSLRGKPLNTFSLSRKVVYENEEFALLQAALQIEDGLEGLRYQRVVIATDADVDGMHIRLLLLTFFLQFFPELIREGHLFILQTPLFRVRNKKKTLYCYDEEERQAALAELGKNPEITRFKGLGEISPDEFQFMIGPNMRLDPVRMEEGKSLKEILSFYMGKNTPDRQGYIIENLREEVDRQEATLAVGP
- a CDS encoding HAMP domain-containing sensor histidine kinase, which translates into the protein MRNFAQDPAIEKENEVRGLLARWRAWTESFVPEEAKLDPEKLRISHLLIGFGFIGPVFGVLYALFYYQIGHSTAATIIVFCSLCFASMPLFLKKSGDPRFSGDLFSAVLIVGFTALAGLEGGARGHAVAWLATVPLCALLLTRFQRALFWSILTMLVVLGFSVMEMTGRHLPYDYPEELHGIITSVGFAGLTVFLFSVGLIYERTRKNAMAAKQEALDALQEAHDELVRLNQEKDEFLGIAAHDLKNPLTAVQAYAGLIEQSAGPQAAETKEMAERIGEAAERMSSIVGNVLDVNAIEQGKFPIRAGRYDLADLVQKCLRSYEHAAESKKIAFHRELETVPAWVDQEASGQVIDNLVSNALKYSPSGRRVWISTREEDSRALLQVRDEGPGMSPEDRAKLFQRFMKLTARPTGGESSTGLGLSIVKKIVEAMDGQIGCESELGQGCIFWVKLPLAKSREAASGF
- a CDS encoding TonB-dependent receptor; protein product: MAVWILPSLSWGSGLNRNGFGARSMGMTGADLASAKDALSALGMNPAQLAFLERPQVAFSVVGALADGTYRRPGLPEGTLSGNSGLFPEFALALPSRRGVVYGVSLIPDTTRRAEWNYRDAPGGIDGATTYGDFEHLSSNIAVRGAVGAAYRVNDRFALGLSGGLTFQENRLRTPYVFQSQPVLAGFKTQLDLQAEGFGPNAEIGFVWVPLKNLRIAASYRSPTRFQSQGTAQGNIGVQLANLGLGSVNPAFSYDAEVETEIPQQLNAGVSWKPFEKLTLNGQVEWIDWKNAFQELPVRLRSGNNPAINALVGSSQLTDVVPLDWESRFVYRAGAEYALDDQWKVRGGYSYSESPVPDDTLLPLTAAISEHTLGVGLGYRKGPLVVDVGYQYDLPASQNSGESRILNGEFDNGDTEIATHWLVLTVVWEF